The following coding sequences are from one Desulfuromonas sp. TF window:
- a CDS encoding aldehyde ferredoxin oxidoreductase C-terminal domain-containing protein: YSLHVTKDGVTIAEETELVGKGNFAVIDAVTGKLGKKTGVITIGPAGEMKMAAANISVKDPDMKIRSHGRGGLGAVMGSKKIKYISIDETGAPGVQIADPEKFKQAARVFAKALLDHPVSGEGLPTYGTNVLVNVLNEAGGLPTRNFRYGQFEGHDKISGETMHDTIVARGGKPKHGCHAGCIIQCSQVYTDEKGQYVTSGFEYETIWGLGADCCIDNLDDIAVADNLMDDIGIDSIETAVMMGVAMEAGILPFGDGKGVIRLLKEEIAQGSPLGRVLGGGAASVGRTYGVTRVPVVKGQGIPAYDPRSVKGIGITYATSTMGADHTAGYSVATNILGVGGSVDPLKKDGQVELSRNLQIATAAVDTTGMCLFIAFPALDIPECLPALIDLINARFGICLTGDDVTNLGKSILKTERGFNIAAGFTNKDDRLPEFFKEPVPPHNAVWDFSDEEIDAFWNF, from the coding sequence TACAGCCTGCACGTCACCAAGGACGGGGTCACCATCGCCGAGGAGACCGAACTGGTCGGCAAGGGGAACTTCGCCGTCATCGACGCCGTCACCGGGAAGCTCGGCAAGAAGACCGGCGTAATCACCATCGGCCCGGCCGGGGAGATGAAGATGGCCGCGGCCAACATCTCCGTCAAGGATCCCGACATGAAGATCCGCAGCCACGGCCGCGGCGGTCTGGGCGCCGTGATGGGCTCCAAGAAGATCAAATACATCAGCATCGACGAGACGGGCGCACCCGGCGTGCAGATTGCCGATCCCGAGAAGTTCAAGCAGGCCGCGCGCGTCTTCGCCAAGGCCCTGCTCGACCATCCCGTCAGCGGCGAGGGGCTGCCGACCTACGGCACCAACGTCCTGGTCAACGTCCTCAACGAGGCCGGCGGCCTGCCGACCAGAAACTTCCGCTACGGCCAGTTCGAGGGGCACGACAAGATCTCCGGCGAAACGATGCACGACACCATCGTCGCCCGCGGCGGCAAGCCGAAGCACGGCTGCCATGCCGGCTGCATCATCCAGTGCTCCCAAGTCTACACTGACGAGAAGGGGCAGTACGTCACCTCCGGTTTCGAGTACGAGACCATCTGGGGGCTCGGCGCCGACTGCTGCATCGACAACCTCGACGACATCGCCGTGGCCGACAATCTCATGGACGACATCGGCATCGATTCCATCGAAACCGCCGTTATGATGGGCGTCGCCATGGAGGCCGGCATTCTTCCCTTCGGTGACGGCAAGGGCGTCATCCGTCTGCTCAAGGAAGAAATCGCCCAGGGGAGCCCTCTGGGGCGCGTTCTCGGCGGCGGAGCCGCCTCCGTCGGACGGACCTACGGCGTCACCCGCGTCCCCGTGGTGAAAGGTCAGGGGATCCCCGCCTACGATCCGCGCAGCGTCAAGGGGATCGGCATCACCTATGCCACCAGCACCATGGGAGCCGACCACACCGCTGGCTACTCCGTCGCCACCAACATCCTCGGCGTCGGCGGCAGCGTCGATCCCCTCAAGAAAGACGGCCAGGTCGAGCTCTCCCGCAACCTGCAGATCGCCACCGCCGCGGTGGACACCACCGGGATGTGTCTCTTCATCGCTTTCCCGGCCCTGGACATCCCCGAGTGCCTGCCGGCGCTGATCGACCTGATCAACGCCCGCTTCGGCATCTGCCTGACCGGAGACGACGTCACAAATCTCGGCAAATCCATCCTGAAGACGGAGCGCGGCTTCAATATCGCCGCCGGGTTCACCAACAAGGATGACCGCCTGCCCGAGTTCTTCAAGGAGCCCGTCCCCCCCCACAACGCGGTCTGGGACTTCTCCGACGAGGAAATCGACGCGTTCTGGAACTTCTAA
- a CDS encoding AAA family ATPase produces the protein MCKKIFVAATGQNCGKTTTCLSILHMARKRHFRVGFIKPVGPKPTLFSGALVDKDAALMAQVYGLGEDLEFMSPVVLQPGSTRKILDGEIQEGRLLEMIERACAEMERQCDFLVIEGAGHSGVGSVVGLSNARLARVLNAPVLMVTGRGIGSVVDQVSMNLALFRQEGAHVGLIMPNKLIPEKRSSTLRYLRTALGRMGLKVEGGFNYHPVLANPTLQRLSRVLDAPLAGDPQEGQRIVDHVQLGAASAQRVADLLLPSTLIVVTSSRDELLVMLASLHQIPEYREKIAGIVISGLAPVSRVTRQILDGSGVPYLRVRNTTAEAFAAITGDIAKISAEDHAKIGLVQSLAETEMNFAAVESLAGGHEPAARVVGFR, from the coding sequence ATGTGTAAAAAAATCTTTGTAGCGGCAACGGGGCAGAACTGCGGCAAAACAACGACCTGTCTCTCCATCCTTCACATGGCGAGAAAGAGGCACTTCCGGGTCGGATTCATCAAACCTGTGGGCCCAAAACCCACCCTCTTCAGCGGCGCCCTGGTCGACAAGGACGCCGCTCTCATGGCGCAGGTGTACGGGCTGGGCGAGGACTTGGAATTCATGTCGCCCGTCGTCCTTCAGCCGGGTTCGACCAGAAAAATACTCGATGGCGAGATTCAGGAAGGGCGGCTTCTGGAAATGATCGAGCGGGCCTGCGCCGAGATGGAAAGGCAATGTGATTTCCTGGTGATCGAGGGGGCGGGTCACAGCGGAGTCGGATCGGTCGTCGGATTGAGCAACGCCCGGCTGGCCCGGGTTCTGAACGCACCGGTCCTGATGGTGACGGGCAGAGGGATCGGCAGCGTCGTCGACCAGGTCAGCATGAACCTGGCCCTTTTCAGACAGGAAGGGGCTCACGTCGGGCTGATCATGCCCAACAAGCTGATACCGGAAAAACGCAGCTCGACCCTGCGTTACCTGCGCACCGCGCTGGGAAGGATGGGGCTGAAGGTGGAGGGCGGCTTCAATTACCATCCGGTACTGGCCAATCCGACCCTTCAACGCCTCTCCAGGGTACTCGACGCCCCCTTGGCGGGAGATCCTCAAGAGGGGCAACGGATCGTCGATCATGTGCAGCTCGGCGCCGCCTCGGCGCAGCGGGTGGCCGATCTGCTGCTGCCTTCAACCCTGATTGTGGTTACCAGCAGCCGCGACGAACTCCTGGTCATGCTCGCTTCACTGCACCAGATCCCCGAATACCGGGAGAAGATCGCCGGCATCGTCATCTCCGGCCTGGCGCCTGTCTCCCGGGTGACCCGGCAGATCCTCGACGGCAGCGGCGTCCCTTATCTGCGCGTCAGAAATACCACGGCGGAAGCCTTTGCCGCGATCACCGGCGACATCGCCAAAATCAGCGCGGAAGATCATGCAAAGATCGGCCTGGTTCAGTCGCTGGCTGAAACGGAAATGAATTTTGCCGCCGTCGAATCCCTCGCGGGAGGGCACGAGCCCGCAGCCAGGGTGGTGGGATTCAGGTAA
- a CDS encoding MoaD/ThiS family protein — protein sequence MKVTVKLFATFREGRFKVEDRDCLAGIDCRGIVAELGLRDEELGIVLVNSRHASLDQELREGDTLSLFPLVGGG from the coding sequence ATGAAAGTGACGGTGAAGCTATTCGCCACGTTCAGGGAGGGACGCTTCAAGGTGGAGGATCGGGACTGTCTGGCCGGAATCGACTGCCGCGGAATCGTGGCCGAGCTCGGCCTGCGGGACGAGGAATTGGGGATCGTGCTCGTCAACAGCCGGCACGCGTCCCTTGATCAGGAATTGAGGGAGGGTGACACTTTATCTCTGTTTCCCCTGGTCGGCGGAGGATAA
- a CDS encoding iron-containing alcohol dehydrogenase, translating into MALADQTFGFFIPTVSLMGVGSSKETGAQVKALGAKKALLVTDKGISGIGMADQIKKQVEEAGVSVVIFDGAEPNPTDKNVHDGLKVYQDEKCDSIISLGGGSSHDCAKGIGMVATNGGHIRDCEGVNKTIKPMPPFVAINTTAGTASEMTRFCIITNTDTKVKMAIVDWRCTPNIAINDPVLMVGKPAALTAATGMDALTHAVEAYVSTIATPITDACAIKAIELIAEWLRPVVANGKNLEARDKMAYAEYLAGMAFNNASLGYVHAMAHQLGGFYNLPHGVCNAILLPSVCEFNMISNPKRFADIAVAMGENIDGLSDVDAAAKGIAAIRQLSSDIGIPAGLKELNVQETDLRIMAENAMKDACMLTNPRTATLDCVVGVYKAAM; encoded by the coding sequence ATGGCATTAGCAGACCAGACTTTCGGATTTTTCATCCCTACCGTTTCGCTCATGGGTGTCGGCTCCTCCAAGGAGACCGGCGCGCAGGTGAAGGCACTCGGCGCCAAGAAGGCGCTGCTGGTTACCGACAAGGGAATCTCGGGAATCGGCATGGCCGACCAGATCAAGAAGCAGGTGGAGGAAGCCGGCGTTTCCGTCGTCATATTCGACGGCGCTGAGCCTAATCCCACCGACAAGAACGTGCATGACGGCCTGAAGGTCTATCAGGACGAGAAGTGCGACTCGATCATCTCCCTCGGCGGCGGCAGCTCTCACGACTGCGCCAAAGGGATCGGCATGGTCGCCACCAACGGCGGACACATCCGCGACTGCGAAGGGGTCAACAAAACCATCAAGCCGATGCCCCCCTTCGTCGCCATCAACACCACCGCCGGCACCGCCAGCGAGATGACCCGTTTCTGCATCATCACCAACACCGACACCAAGGTGAAGATGGCCATTGTCGACTGGCGCTGCACCCCCAACATCGCCATCAACGACCCGGTTCTCATGGTCGGCAAACCCGCCGCCCTGACCGCCGCCACCGGCATGGACGCCCTGACCCACGCCGTCGAGGCCTACGTCTCCACCATCGCCACCCCGATCACCGACGCCTGCGCCATCAAGGCTATCGAGCTGATCGCCGAGTGGCTGCGTCCGGTCGTGGCCAACGGCAAGAACCTCGAGGCCCGCGACAAGATGGCTTACGCCGAGTACCTCGCCGGAATGGCCTTCAACAACGCCAGCCTCGGCTACGTTCACGCCATGGCTCACCAGCTCGGCGGCTTCTACAACCTCCCCCACGGCGTCTGCAACGCCATCCTGCTTCCTTCGGTCTGCGAGTTCAACATGATCTCCAATCCCAAGCGCTTCGCCGACATCGCCGTGGCCATGGGCGAAAACATCGACGGACTCTCGGATGTTGATGCTGCCGCCAAAGGGATCGCCGCCATCCGCCAGCTCTCCTCCGACATCGGCATCCCGGCCGGCCTTAAAGAACTCAACGTGCAGGAAACCGACCTGCGCATCATGGCCGAAAACGCCATGAAGGACGCCTGCATGCTGACCAACCCCCGCACCGCCACCCTCGACTGCGTCGTCGGTGTCTACAAGGCGGCGATGTAA
- a CDS encoding iron-containing alcohol dehydrogenase: MNISKFVTPEIIFGRGSLSQIGESAARIGASKVFLVSDEDVIHAGWVDQALHYLHASGLETEIFSSLTTNPKDCEVTEGALRYTASGCDAIVAVGGGSPTDVAKAVAILASNGGTLQDYEGINRIIRPLPPMLIAPSTAGAGSEVSQFAIIVDTARKLKMSIISKSLVPDIAIVDPELLKTKDAVLAAATGLDALTHGIESYVSLASTPLTDIHALKAIELISRNLRQAVADRGDMEANTNMAMASLTAGIAFSNAILGATHAMTHQVDGLIDRHHGETNASILPHVMEFNLPACPERFREIAVALGEDVRGLDLADAAGRSIEAIRRLIADIGLAKGLGDIGLEEKFIPLLSRNAMKDACLVTNPRNATLEDIEAIFRKAM, translated from the coding sequence GTGAACATCAGTAAATTCGTCACACCCGAGATCATCTTCGGCCGGGGCTCCCTGAGTCAGATCGGCGAAAGCGCAGCGCGCATAGGTGCATCGAAGGTCTTTTTGGTCAGCGATGAGGATGTGATCCATGCCGGCTGGGTCGATCAGGCTCTGCACTACCTGCATGCCTCCGGCCTGGAAACCGAAATCTTCTCCTCCCTCACGACGAATCCAAAGGACTGCGAGGTTACCGAGGGGGCCTTGAGGTATACGGCTTCCGGCTGCGACGCCATCGTCGCCGTGGGCGGCGGCAGCCCCACGGACGTGGCCAAGGCGGTCGCCATCCTGGCCAGCAACGGCGGCACTCTTCAGGACTACGAGGGGATCAACCGGATCATACGGCCGCTGCCGCCGATGCTGATCGCCCCCAGCACCGCCGGGGCCGGCTCGGAGGTGAGCCAATTCGCCATCATCGTCGATACCGCCCGCAAGCTGAAGATGTCCATCATCTCCAAGTCGCTGGTGCCCGACATCGCCATCGTCGACCCGGAGCTGCTCAAGACCAAGGACGCCGTGCTGGCGGCGGCCACGGGACTGGACGCCCTGACCCACGGCATTGAGTCCTACGTCTCTCTGGCATCCACCCCCCTGACCGACATCCATGCCCTGAAGGCGATCGAACTCATTTCCCGGAATTTGCGCCAGGCGGTGGCGGACCGAGGGGACATGGAGGCCAACACCAACATGGCCATGGCCAGCCTGACCGCCGGGATCGCTTTTTCCAATGCTATTCTCGGCGCCACCCACGCCATGACCCACCAGGTCGACGGGCTCATCGACCGGCATCACGGCGAGACCAACGCCTCTATTCTCCCCCACGTCATGGAGTTCAACCTGCCCGCCTGCCCCGAGCGGTTCAGGGAGATCGCCGTCGCCCTGGGAGAGGATGTGCGCGGGCTGGATCTTGCCGACGCCGCCGGACGCTCCATCGAGGCGATCCGCCGGCTCATCGCCGACATCGGTCTCGCCAAGGGACTGGGGGATATCGGACTGGAAGAGAAATTCATCCCCCTGCTGAGCCGCAACGCCATGAAGGACGCCTGCCTGGTGACCAATCCGCGCAACGCGACGCTGGAGGACATCGAAGCCATTTTCCGCAAAGCGATGTAA
- a CDS encoding aldehyde ferredoxin oxidoreductase N-terminal domain-containing protein, which yields MDKIFRVNMSDLTTCVEEVPQKWAGLGGRGLTSTIVAEEVVPTCHPLGELNKLVFAPGLLSGTPAAQSGRMSCGAKSPLTGTIKESNAGGTSAHQFARLGIKALIIEGLPKKDCFYSLHVTKDGVTIAEETELVGKGNFA from the coding sequence ATGGATAAGATTTTTCGCGTCAATATGTCCGACCTCACCACCTGTGTCGAAGAAGTCCCCCAGAAGTGGGCAGGACTCGGCGGCCGCGGGCTGACCTCGACCATCGTTGCCGAGGAGGTCGTGCCCACCTGTCACCCCCTCGGAGAGCTCAACAAGCTTGTTTTCGCCCCGGGCCTGCTCTCCGGAACCCCCGCCGCCCAGTCCGGCCGCATGTCCTGCGGGGCCAAGAGCCCGCTGACGGGCACCATCAAGGAAAGCAACGCCGGCGGCACCTCGGCCCATCAGTTCGCCCGCCTGGGGATCAAGGCGCTGATCATCGAAGGACTGCCTAAAAAAGACTGCTTCTACAGCCTGCACGTCACCAAGGACGGGGTCACCATCGCCGAGGAGACCGAACTGGTCGGCAAGGGGAACTTCGC
- a CDS encoding ABC transporter permease — translation MEFLSESLRAALAMVLAADREVVHAVWTSVYTSGCAIVLAALIGIPAGTGLGLGRFAGRRAAVTGLNTLMALPTVVIGLVLYGLLSRQGPLGAWGLLFTPAAMIVGQTVLAAPIVANYTLAAVAGADPRIMTTALTLGAGRFRAVWQLLLEIRFGIIAAVVAGFGRVIAEVGVAMMLGGNIRGYTRTMTTAIALETSKGEFAFGLALGIVLMAVALVVNLFLNLLQQR, via the coding sequence ATGGAGTTCCTGAGCGAATCGCTGCGCGCCGCCCTGGCGATGGTCCTAGCCGCCGACCGGGAGGTGGTGCATGCTGTCTGGACCTCCGTGTATACCTCGGGTTGCGCCATCGTCCTGGCGGCGCTGATCGGGATTCCCGCCGGCACCGGCCTCGGCCTCGGCCGCTTCGCCGGGCGACGGGCGGCGGTGACGGGGCTCAACACCCTGATGGCGCTGCCGACGGTGGTGATCGGGCTGGTCCTCTATGGCCTTCTCAGTCGCCAGGGGCCGCTGGGAGCGTGGGGCCTGCTCTTCACCCCGGCGGCGATGATCGTCGGCCAGACGGTGCTGGCGGCTCCGATCGTCGCCAACTACACCCTGGCGGCGGTCGCCGGCGCCGACCCCCGCATCATGACGACGGCCCTGACCCTCGGGGCGGGTCGCTTCCGTGCCGTCTGGCAGTTGCTGCTGGAGATCCGCTTCGGCATCATCGCCGCCGTGGTCGCCGGTTTCGGACGGGTCATCGCCGAGGTGGGGGTGGCCATGATGCTCGGCGGGAACATCCGCGGCTACACGCGGACCATGACCACCGCCATCGCCCTGGAGACGAGCAAAGGGGAATTCGCCTTCGGCCTGGCCCTGGGAATCGTCCTTATGGCGGTGGCGCTTGTCGTGAATCTTTTTCTGAACCTGCTGCAGCAGCGATAG
- a CDS encoding molybdopterin-binding protein — MKLSARNCLKGTIKKIVAGAVNSEIFLELPGGVTITSIVTKDAVEALNLKEGKEAYAVIKASNVMLAVDH; from the coding sequence ATGAAACTGAGCGCACGCAATTGCCTCAAGGGGACGATAAAGAAAATCGTGGCCGGCGCGGTCAACTCGGAGATATTCCTCGAATTGCCCGGAGGCGTCACCATCACCTCCATCGTCACCAAGGATGCGGTGGAGGCCCTGAATCTTAAGGAAGGTAAGGAAGCTTACGCCGTGATCAAGGCTTCCAACGTCATGCTGGCGGTCGATCACTAA
- a CDS encoding ATP-binding protein → MKNREKLLEQLTGVDSSKLNYYVELKKRNQEVLTQNKRLEILHQLARDINIDMSFSDIIGRAFVKLPQTLPCDFLGLVTVKEGNLTLKAMMPEDFCRIDDFPAQSPSLNVIRSKKAEIFRLTPEELGHVRIDPRYPDPLRTLAVAPMFKREEVIGALIVASAVESAYSETDLSFIQHLADQLSISIQNARLYKQVSRAKKEWEETFKAVTDPIFLVDTDYNVLLHNGRLPPEMSDSWNRALGNKCFARLHGRTDPCPECPIKEVQRTGKPVFQRWQTESGLLLDLSYYPVLNEEKQLAAVTIILKDVTRKTKMEAQLVHSAKLAALGEMAAGVAHELNSPMTVIIGTGQMLARELRDEALDDKAEVLSDIINCGLRCKRIIQNLLTFSRQDQLPATEIDLNAEVERVLSLIQYQINRNQIRIVERLNPDLPKMLANGPQIQQVLTNLLVNARDALTETEHEEKIIEVSTFLRGEGGGKSVVLSVRDNGTGIEEEDLKKIFTPFYTSKEATRGTGLGLSVSLGIAESHNGTIEVESRAGEGSTFSLVIPLERQ, encoded by the coding sequence ATGAAAAACAGGGAAAAACTGCTCGAACAGCTGACCGGTGTCGACTCCTCCAAGCTCAACTACTATGTCGAGCTGAAAAAGCGCAACCAGGAGGTTCTCACACAGAACAAACGCCTGGAGATCCTCCATCAGCTGGCCCGGGACATCAATATCGACATGTCGTTCTCCGACATCATCGGGCGGGCTTTCGTCAAGCTGCCTCAGACCCTCCCCTGCGACTTTCTCGGTCTGGTCACGGTGAAGGAGGGAAATCTGACGCTCAAGGCGATGATGCCGGAGGATTTCTGCCGGATTGACGACTTCCCGGCCCAATCTCCTTCGCTGAACGTCATCCGCAGTAAAAAAGCGGAGATCTTCCGGTTGACGCCGGAGGAACTCGGTCATGTCCGGATCGATCCTCGGTACCCCGACCCTTTGCGGACGTTGGCGGTGGCGCCGATGTTCAAGCGGGAAGAGGTGATCGGCGCCCTCATCGTCGCCAGCGCCGTCGAGTCAGCCTACAGCGAGACGGATCTCAGCTTCATTCAGCATCTGGCCGACCAACTGTCGATCAGCATTCAGAACGCCCGTCTCTACAAGCAGGTCTCGCGGGCGAAGAAGGAGTGGGAGGAAACCTTCAAGGCGGTGACCGATCCGATCTTTCTGGTCGACACAGACTACAACGTCCTGCTCCACAACGGCCGACTGCCGCCTGAGATGAGCGATTCCTGGAACCGCGCGCTCGGCAACAAGTGCTTTGCCAGGCTCCACGGCCGCACCGATCCCTGCCCCGAATGCCCTATCAAGGAGGTCCAGCGGACCGGCAAGCCGGTTTTCCAGCGCTGGCAGACCGAGTCCGGACTGCTCCTCGATCTCTCCTATTATCCGGTCCTCAACGAGGAGAAGCAGCTGGCGGCGGTGACCATCATCCTCAAGGATGTCACCCGCAAGACCAAGATGGAGGCACAGCTGGTCCATTCGGCCAAGCTGGCCGCCCTCGGCGAAATGGCCGCCGGGGTTGCCCATGAGCTCAACAGTCCGATGACCGTCATCATCGGCACCGGACAGATGCTGGCCCGGGAACTGCGTGATGAGGCCCTCGACGATAAAGCCGAGGTCCTCTCCGACATCATCAACTGCGGCCTGCGCTGCAAGCGGATCATCCAGAACCTGCTGACCTTCTCCCGCCAGGATCAGCTTCCAGCGACGGAGATCGACCTCAACGCCGAGGTGGAGCGGGTGCTGAGCCTTATTCAGTACCAGATCAATCGCAACCAGATCCGCATTGTCGAGCGCCTGAACCCCGACCTGCCGAAGATGCTCGCCAACGGCCCCCAGATACAGCAGGTGCTGACCAACCTCCTGGTCAACGCCCGGGATGCTCTGACGGAAACCGAGCATGAGGAAAAAATCATCGAAGTTTCCACCTTCCTTCGCGGGGAGGGGGGGGGAAAGTCCGTGGTGCTGAGTGTACGGGACAACGGAACGGGGATTGAAGAGGAGGACCTGAAAAAGATTTTCACGCCCTTCTACACCAGCAAAGAGGCGACCAGGGGAACCGGCCTGGGCCTTTCGGTGAGCCTTGGAATCGCCGAGTCCCACAACGGAACCATCGAGGTGGAGAGCCGGGCGGGCGAAGGGAGCACCTTCTCCCTCGTCATTCCACTGGAGAGGCAATAA
- a CDS encoding energy-coupling factor ABC transporter ATP-binding protein: MESILAVHNLEYRRGDGDFALTIERLELFSGRVHLLAGPNGAGKSTLLQLLALLLPPDRGEILFAGAAVKGAVQRHKLRQQITLVEQSPFLFDTTVNENLAFGLRLREIRGDMQRHRIARALQAVGLEGFESRRANTLSGGETRRVALARALVLKPKVLLLDEPTAGLDRESLPLFESCLAALPGTGVSIIISTHDIDQSRRLQGQVLHLEAGRLVAAAVPPSKFRTMESSS; the protein is encoded by the coding sequence ATGGAATCGATTCTTGCCGTACACAATCTGGAGTATCGCCGCGGGGACGGGGATTTCGCCCTGACCATCGAGCGGCTTGAACTGTTCTCCGGAAGGGTTCATCTCCTTGCAGGTCCCAATGGGGCCGGCAAAAGCACCTTGCTTCAGCTCCTTGCCCTGCTGCTGCCGCCCGATCGGGGAGAGATCCTGTTCGCAGGCGCCGCCGTAAAGGGAGCGGTGCAGCGACATAAGCTGAGACAGCAGATCACCCTGGTCGAACAGTCCCCTTTCCTGTTCGACACCACCGTCAATGAAAACCTCGCCTTTGGCCTGCGGCTGCGGGAAATCCGCGGCGATATGCAGCGTCACCGCATCGCCAGGGCTCTGCAGGCAGTCGGGCTGGAGGGTTTCGAATCCCGCCGCGCAAACACCCTCTCAGGCGGAGAGACGCGGCGGGTGGCCCTGGCCCGCGCCCTGGTCCTGAAACCCAAGGTCCTCCTCCTCGACGAGCCGACGGCCGGTCTCGACCGCGAATCTCTGCCCCTCTTCGAGAGCTGCCTGGCCGCCCTCCCCGGCACCGGGGTCTCCATCATCATCTCGACCCATGACATCGACCAGTCCCGCCGACTACAGGGACAGGTCCTCCACCTCGAAGCGGGCCGCCTGGTAGCGGCAGCCGTTCCGCCTTCCAAGTTCCGCACAATGGAGAGTTCCTCATGA
- the glp gene encoding gephyrin-like molybdotransferase Glp, with protein sequence MTIRFEDARSLILENVPTLGVERVPLLDASGRVLAEDVIAPWHMPLSDNSAMDGFAVRAADCESGEPLVITGYIPAGGRPEPAVVSGGAVKIMTGAPIPPQCDAVVPFEEAEESGETVRILAPVTLRQHIRFRGEDVSPGDVIIPAATVIRPPEVSMLASMGMVMVPVHRRARVAILSTGDELIELGQAPAEGKIINSNSFSLAAAVRECGGEPVMLGIALDTPEDHRKKLAEGLSCDALITSAGVSAGDRDFVRDVLADLGVKQLFWKVAIKPGGPTAFALKDRTPVFSLPGNPVSTMITFEEFVRPALLRMMGHRRVVRPFVKATLKEDARKKPGKVNFIRVRVEIKEGRYIASTAGDQHTGILRTMVNANGLAVLPQEASFLPAGTEVDLQILREEVAMLEK encoded by the coding sequence ATGACCATCCGTTTCGAAGATGCCCGTTCCCTGATCCTGGAAAACGTCCCTACCCTCGGAGTTGAACGGGTGCCGCTTCTCGATGCCTCCGGGCGGGTCCTGGCCGAAGATGTCATCGCCCCCTGGCACATGCCCCTCAGCGACAACTCGGCCATGGACGGGTTCGCCGTACGTGCCGCCGACTGCGAAAGCGGAGAACCCCTCGTGATCACCGGCTACATCCCAGCCGGAGGCCGTCCCGAGCCGGCCGTGGTCTCCGGCGGTGCGGTCAAGATCATGACCGGGGCGCCCATTCCACCGCAGTGCGATGCCGTGGTTCCTTTCGAAGAGGCGGAGGAGTCGGGGGAGACGGTGCGAATTCTGGCGCCCGTGACCCTCCGGCAGCATATCCGCTTCCGCGGCGAGGACGTCTCCCCGGGAGACGTGATCATCCCGGCCGCCACCGTGATTCGCCCCCCCGAGGTCAGCATGCTCGCGTCCATGGGAATGGTGATGGTCCCCGTTCATCGCCGGGCGCGCGTCGCCATTCTTTCCACGGGGGACGAGCTCATCGAGCTTGGGCAGGCGCCGGCGGAGGGTAAGATCATCAACTCGAATTCCTTCTCCCTTGCTGCCGCGGTGCGGGAGTGCGGGGGCGAGCCGGTGATGCTCGGCATCGCCCTCGACACTCCCGAAGATCACCGGAAGAAACTGGCCGAGGGGCTCTCCTGCGACGCCCTGATCACCTCGGCCGGGGTGTCCGCCGGAGACCGCGACTTCGTCCGCGACGTGCTGGCCGATCTTGGGGTGAAGCAGCTCTTCTGGAAGGTCGCCATCAAGCCGGGAGGGCCGACCGCCTTCGCCCTCAAGGACCGCACCCCCGTCTTCTCCCTCCCCGGCAACCCGGTCTCCACCATGATCACCTTCGAGGAGTTCGTCAGGCCGGCCCTGCTGAGAATGATGGGGCATCGCCGGGTGGTGCGCCCCTTCGTGAAGGCGACCCTGAAAGAGGACGCCAGGAAGAAGCCCGGCAAGGTCAATTTCATACGGGTGAGGGTGGAGATAAAGGAAGGGCGCTACATCGCCTCCACGGCCGGCGACCAGCACACCGGCATCCTGCGGACGATGGTCAATGCCAACGGACTGGCCGTCCTGCCGCAGGAGGCCTCCTTTTTGCCTGCCGGCACCGAAGTGGATTTACAGATCCTGCGCGAAGAAGTGGCGATGCTGGAGAAATAG